In Arthrobacter sp. SLBN-83, one DNA window encodes the following:
- a CDS encoding GNAT family N-acetyltransferase — MQIRELRPADHPALADLIHEWKPTVARDLEYKGFSRDLRNLVLTEQDRLVGWIQGCHNSKLWEQFHFRPDPPEGPYCSFVTYLYVCRLQREGGLGKALLAEFEIEAAQNGNDFICLDPSAGAYERPVHGFYRKQHYFEAGHQAGSHKHLMGKHLGWA; from the coding sequence ATGCAGATCCGCGAACTACGTCCCGCCGACCACCCTGCTCTGGCCGACCTCATCCACGAATGGAAGCCGACAGTGGCAAGAGACTTAGAGTACAAGGGATTCAGCCGGGATCTTCGCAATCTCGTCCTCACGGAGCAAGACCGCCTGGTTGGCTGGATCCAGGGATGCCACAACTCCAAACTTTGGGAGCAGTTCCACTTTCGCCCGGATCCCCCGGAGGGGCCGTACTGCTCATTCGTGACCTACCTTTATGTTTGTCGCCTCCAAAGGGAAGGAGGCTTGGGAAAGGCTCTACTCGCAGAGTTCGAAATTGAGGCTGCACAAAACGGAAACGACTTTATCTGTCTAGACCCTAGCGCGGGCGCCTACGAACGGCCCGTCCATGGCTTCTATCGAAAGCAGCACTACTTTGAGGCCGGGCATCAGGCAGGGAGTCACAAACATCTAATGGGGAAGCACCTGGGGTGGGCATAA
- a CDS encoding DUF4230 domain-containing protein — MLQPELLRRPSTRTMLTVPWQTSWRPPDTIRRGWRPRRYVDMSSPWEDDFTVSSDGILVELTLPAAELGKPNLDFDRSHVYSDDRGVVDRLVDVFEPPQQAEHY, encoded by the coding sequence ATGCTGCAGCCGGAACTTTTGAGACGGCCGTCGACACGGACGATGCTGACGGTGCCATGGCAGACTTCATGGCGGCCGCCGGACACTATACGTCGCGGCTGGCGTCCTCGACGCTACGTCGACATGTCAAGTCCGTGGGAAGACGATTTCACCGTTTCATCGGATGGAATATTGGTGGAACTCACGCTCCCGGCGGCTGAGCTGGGTAAGCCTAACCTCGACTTCGACCGCTCGCATGTGTATAGCGACGATCGTGGCGTCGTTGACCGGCTCGTGGACGTGTTTGAACCGCCGCAGCAGGCCGAGCACTACTAG